A single genomic interval of Prunus dulcis chromosome 5, ALMONDv2, whole genome shotgun sequence harbors:
- the LOC117628282 gene encoding uncharacterized protein LOC117628282 → MDVRRIVVVVEDVEAARTALKWALDNLVRYGDLITLLHVFSTSRSRNKNKTRLLRLKGFQLALSFKDICNTFPNTKVEMIVTEGDQDGKKIAAVVTEIGASTLVLGLHDHSFLYRLAMAHGSSSIANKLNCRILGIKQPPPSSTPLRTRTSGTTTPVLDSCSTNNMDFSQIDIAGLHVPAVPPPKVPYRICPNPYAIIWKSRKSRRK, encoded by the exons ATGGATGTGAGGAGAatagtggtggtggttgaaGACGTGGAAGCAGCAAGAACAGCTCTGAAATGGGCACTTGACAACCTTGTTCGCTATGGGGACTTGATAACTCTGCTCCATGTTTTTTCAACCTCAAGATCcagaaacaagaacaaaaccaGGCTTCTCCGCTTGAAGGGCTTCCAGTTGGCCCTCTCTTTCAAAGACATCTGCAACACCTTCCCCAAC ACAAAGGTTGAAATGATTGTGACAGAAGGTGATCAAGATGGGAAGAAGATTGCAGCTGTGGTGACAGAGATTGGGGCCTCAACTCTTGTGCTTGGCCTCCATGATCACAGCTTTCTCTACAG GTTGGCAATGGCCCACGGCAGCAGCAGCATTGCAAACAAGTTGAATTGTAGAATTCTGGGCATCAAGCAACCACCACCCTCCTCCACACCATTACGTACGAGGACCAGTGGAACAACAACACCAGTCCTCGACAGTTGTTCAACCAACAATATGGACTTTTCACAGATTGACATTGCTGGATTACA TGTCCCTGCTGTTCCTCCGCCAAAAGTCCCATACAGAATCTGCCCAAACCCTTATGCAATCATTTGGAAATCAAGGAAGTCAAGGAGAAAGTGA